A genomic region of Heptranchias perlo isolate sHepPer1 unplaced genomic scaffold, sHepPer1.hap1 HAP1_SCAFFOLD_392, whole genome shotgun sequence contains the following coding sequences:
- the LOC137312034 gene encoding sericin-2-like, whose product KTSQRDAAQNNKPEKHAGARNTTPGIGKTTRSTSTSAAPTSTPVTTTHMEKTSNPEDSTQAQGSSKSPGNPQQGKGAGNSEEQTRTDPSTPEGDTTTMSSSAAPEPPPSTLSTVAHGETTRSPTAQQGSSKNPGNPQQGEGAGNSEEQTRTDPSTPEGDTTTMSSSAAPEPGPSTPSTVAHGETTRSPTAQQGREGSETRPPSNRASPTALGKAQTIGHPPPSRELQLSPAHETPTPSGQRDSGRKKKGLTTSETAVLILVPTTLVLLSVIATMYFKKKARAGTRYKMAPSEIAEGVYDSL is encoded by the exons CAAAGACGTCCCAGCGAGACGCAGCACAGAACAACAAACCTGAAAAGCACGCCGGCGCCCGCAACACCACACCTGGGATTGGCAAAACCACACGGTCAACGTCAACATCTGCTGCCCCCACCTCCACACCAGTGACCACCACACACATGGAAAAAACGAGCAATCCGGAAGACTCAACACAAGCCCAGG GCAGCAGTAAAAGTCCCGGAAACCCTCAGCAAGGCAAAGGAGCTGGAAACTCTGAAGAACAAACTCGCACTGACCCATCGACACCTGAGGGAGACACAACCACGATGAGCTCATCGGCGGCCCCAGAACCTCCACCATCCACCCTGTCAACAGTCGCACACGGGGAAACAACAAGGAGCCCCACAGCacagcagg GCAGCAGTAAAAATCCCGGAAACCCTCAGCAAGGCGAAGGAGCTGGAAACTCTGAAGAACAAACTCGCACTGACCCATCGACACCTGAGGGAGACACAACCACGATGAGCTCATCGGCGGCCCCAGAACCTGGGCCATCCACCCCGTCAACAGTCGCACACGGGGAAACAACAAGGAGCCCCACAGCacagcagg GACGCGAGGGGTCTGAGACGAGGCCCCCGAGTAACCGGGCCTCCCCCACTGCCCTGGGGAAGGCACAGACGATTGGGCACCCTCCGCCTTCCCGGGAGCTGCAGCTGAGTCCGGCCCACGAGACCCCCACGCCAAGCGGGCAGAGGGACAGCGGGCGCAAGAAGAAAGGGCTGACCACCAGTGAGACGGCTGTGCTCATTCTCGTTCCCACCACCCTCGTACTTCTGTCTGTCATCGCCACCATGTACTTCAAAAAGAAAGCAAGAGCGg GCACCAGGTATAAAATGGCTCCAAGCGAAATTGCTGAAGGTGTCTACGACTCCTTGTAG